Proteins encoded by one window of Chaetodon trifascialis isolate fChaTrf1 chromosome 15, fChaTrf1.hap1, whole genome shotgun sequence:
- the gaa gene encoding lysosomal alpha-glucosidase isoform X1: MSVLSHWAAAALLLAHLSTGLVSSASATRSETKAHEVLVSNNAAKLHSSSDETGGARPGGSQDADTHRGTRCAMAPESRFDCARDRLLGQTECEERGCCYAPMPDSAGPPWCFYPSLYPGYKMGPLTPTARGQAATLTRSTSSYLPRDISSLHLEVTEESAGCLHLTLKDLSSQRYEVKLPAGVPQSKADPKDALYTAEYQPEPFGFIVRRKSSGRVIVDTTVAPLLFADQYLQLSTALASSLVSGLGEHYTSLLLDLNWTSLTLWNRDMAPHADANLYGSHPFYIVQEEDGLAHGVFLLNSNAVEVILQPTPALTWVAVGGILDLYVFLGPDPQSVIRQYLQVIGYPMMPPYWSLGFHLCRWGYTTTNTTRHVAQRMHNAKFPMDVQWNDLDYADKRRVFTFDPWRFGDLPEMVEEFHNRGMKYILILDPGISSTSPPGTYPPFDDGLKRDVFIKNATGHVLIGKVWPGPTAFPDFTNPETRRWWEDCIRDFHSKVPVDGLWIDMNEPASFVQGSVEGCPDSDLENPPYTPRVVGGQLNSGTLCMSAQQKLSTHYNLHNMYGLTEAYATHSALMKVRAKRPFILSRSSFPGIGRFSGVWTGDVRSDWEQLRYSIPAVLQFSLFGVPLVGADICGFGGNTNEELCVRWMQLGAFYPFMRNHNDRANAPQEPYVFGQKAQAAMRSVLNLRYSLLPFLYTLFHHAHASAETVARPLFMEFPTDPNSQTIDRQFLWGSSLLISPVLEQGAVELAAYLPPGTWYSLHDGQPFYSKGQYLLLPAPLDTINVHVREGHIIPQQEPALTTTATRRNPFFLTVALSAGGWARGDLFWDDGDSLDTFEMGNYCYVIFIAGQSQVVSDPLKLNGALAGLVLGGLQVFGVPSPPFYVLANGDKVRDFTYCSDTKVLTVTSLALPMSEKKPLTFRKQRDLGDWSVGELLNQVRHRQPGSCRKESSSQTCGVTVGKHGDTNKTTAPNS; encoded by the exons ATGTCTGTGTTGTCTCACTGGGCTGCAGCTGCGCTCCTCCTCGCCCATTTGTCTACCGGACTGGTTAGTTCAGCCTCTGCTACGCGAAGTGAGACCAAAGCACACGAAGTGCTTGTTAGTAATAATGCAGCAAAACTTCACAGCAGTTCAGATGAGACAGGGGGAGCGCGCCCAGGAGGCTCCCAGGACGCTGATACTCACAGAGGGACGCGCTGCGCCATGGCCCCGGAGAGCCGCTTTGACTGTGCCAGGGACAGGCTCCTCGGCCAGACAGAATGTGAAGAGAGGGGGTGCTGCTATGCCCCTATGCCTGACTCTGCAGGACCACCTTGGTGCTTCTACCCAAGTTTGTACCCTGGCTATAAAATGGGTCCCTTGACTCCCACCGCGCGAGGCCAGGCTGCCACCCTGAcccgctccacctcctcctATCTCCCCAGAGACATCTCCTCTCTACATCTAGAAGTCACAGAGGAGTCTGCAGGCTGCTTACACCTCACT TTAAAGGATTTATCGTCTCAGCGATATGAAGTGAAGCTCCCAGCTGGTGTTCCTCAGAGCAAAGCTGATCCCAAAGATGCTCTCTATACCGCTGAATACCAGCCCGAGCCATTTGGCTTCATAGTGCGGCGAAAATCCAGTGGAAGAGTGAT TGTGGACACCACGGTcgctcctctgctgtttgctgaccAGTACCTGCAGCTGTCCACTGCGCTGGCCTCTTCCCTTGTGTCTGGACTTGGGGAGCATtacacctccctcctcctggaCCTTAACTGGACTTCACTGACTCTCTGGAACAGAGACATGGCACCTCAT gCTGATGCTAACCTCTATGGCTCCCACCCATTCTACATAGTACAGGAGGAGGACGGCTTGGCACATGGAGTTTTCCTCCTCAACAGCAATGCAGTCG AGGTGATACTGCAGCCAACACCCGCTCTCACCTGGGTGGCTGTCGGAGGAATCCTGGACCTGTACGTTTTCTTGGGTCCTGACCCTCAAAGTGTTATTCGACAGTACCTCCAGGTCATCG GGTATCCTATGATGCCTCCCTATTGGTCACTGGGCTTTCATCTGTGTCGCTGGGGTTACACCACCACTAATACAACCCGGCACGTGGCACAACGCATGCACAATGCAAAGTTCCCCATG GATGTGCAGTGGAATGATCTGGACTATGCAGATAAGCGCAGGGTATTCACCTTTGACCCCTGGCGATTCGGGGACCTCCCAGAGATGGTGGAGGAGTTCCACAATCGAGGCATGAAGTACATCCTCATCTTG GACCCTGGGATCAGCAGCACCAGCCCCCCTGGCACATACCCGCCCTTTGATGATGGACTGAAACGAGATGTCTTCATTAAAAATGCCACGGGACACGTCCTGATAGGGAAG GTTTGGCCGGGCCCAACAGCGTTCCCAGACTTCACCAACCCAGAGACCAGACGCTGGTGGGAGGACTGCATCAGAGATTTTCACTCTAAAGTGCCAGTGGATGGTCTGTGGATT GATATGAATGAACCAGCCAGTTTTGTGCAGGGCTCAGTGGAGGGCTGTCCTGACAGTGATCTTGAGAACCCGCCCTACACACCCA GGGTGGTTGGAGGCCAGTTAAACTCAGGAACCCTTTGTATGTCGGCTCAGCAGAAGCTGTCCACTCACTACAACCTGCACAACATGTACGGACTGACCGAGGCCTATGCCACGCACAG CGCTCTTATGAAGGTACGAGCGAAGAGACCCTTCATCCTGTCTCGCTCCTCCTTCCCTGGCATCGGACGCTTCTCTGGTGTGTGGACAGGAGATGTCAGGAGTGACTGGGAGCAGCTTCGATACTCCATCCCTG CGGTGCTGCAGTTCAGCCTGTTCGGAGTTCCCCTCGTGGGGGCGGACATCTGTGGCTTCGGAGGCAACACCAACGAGGAGTTGTGTGTACGATGGATGCAGCTTGGGGCCTTCTACCCATTTATGAGAAACCACAACGACCGGGCAAACGCT cCTCAGGAGCCCTATGTATTCGGGCAGAAGGCCCAGGCAGCCATGCGGAGTGTGTTGAACCTTCGTTACTCCCTTCTCCCGTTCCTCTACACACTCTTCCATCATGCACACGCCTCTGCTGAGACTGTGGCCCGGCCTCTCTTCATGGA GTTTCCCACTGACCCAAACAGTCAGACCATAGACCGACAGTTCCTGTGGGGGAGTTCGCTTCTCATTAGCCCAGTCTTAGAGCAAGGGGCTGTAGAGCTGGCTGCTTACTTGCCCCCTGGCACTTGGTACAGCCTGCACGAT GGTCAGCCTTTCTACAGTAAGGGTCAATACCTGCTCCTGCCAGcccctctggacaccatcaatGTCCATGTGAGGGAGGGACACATCATCCCCCAGCAG GAGCCTGCTTTGACAACCACAGCCACGCGCAGAAACCCTTTCTTCCTGACAGTGGCACTGTCAGCAGGCGGCTGGGCCCGCGGCGACTTGTTCTGGGATGACGGGGACAGTCTTGACACCTTTGAAATGGGAAATTATTGTTATGTTATCTTCATTGCTGGGCAG TCTCAGGTGGTGAGTGATCCTCTCAAGCTGAATGGGGCCCTGGCTGGTCTTGTGCTGGGAGGGCTGCAGGTGTTCGGGGTGCCTTCACCACCCTTCTATGTACTAGCCAATGGGGACAAAGTCAGAGATTTCACATACTGCAGTGACACCAAG GTTTTGACAGTGACTAGCCTGGCTTTGCCCATGTCAGAG AAAAAGCCTTTGACATTCCGGAAGCAGCGAGATTTGGGGGATTGGTCTGTGGGTGAGCTGTTAAATCAAGTTAGACACAGACAACCAGGCAGTTGCAGGAA GGAGAGCAGCAGTCAAACGTGTGGTGTCACTGTCGGAAAACACGGGGATACAAACAAGACTACAGCCCCTAACAGCTGA
- the samd9l gene encoding sterile alpha motif domain-containing protein 9-like encodes MADELDQSPKSWTESQVSTWLRSIGVKDRYIDKMYEDEVDGIVLLALNEDFLKKNIGMKPGPAHLIIQKRDELINSKQKTQEKKKPTGGRKTELEQKDINEKSVQPLSTSERPSAETRQDDSVLKERQTAQQQFVLTSKEDCRPRPFDQEEIDFIYVKHRVLQPESGAFNLISPCHEFKSFAVAATLDRTRLQAKFAKEVLRFAAGCMNIRSNGTIHFGVMDSKEDAGYVHGEIIGIPVKERDMYVDALDYIEKSISSDKEHVRQCVRPPRFIEVMGQESTEKRYVVEVDVVPSISVVKSKVYAVRLPNFKESTNKIEYEKEMILRRVGSKTEQVTDKELSDFYQRVKDRDVQREEAEKSQFLNAPEICQDLGRKLTMLMTSGKKFIEKEKWFILITNKFKPDDLCNIDWLLNMKIFCVFDFDPESNISGLCNKYRQHHVTNMHSLQSYRMSGDMAIKEFTNQLHLFEQTSWIFCNGNIDFKGSETPCDEMTWIKTKMTFLRESVSLICKKILPKGTFQVIFLPTSPVEKPFLHTFNEFFTDMEGHEDIICICESERNFQKWQSFADGSCGPETVNKSSVVGMKMSHVNATLQQVQLVKACTSKHLPIFVKGTCRLETQAEEQMYSLEILTVNHCDETSEDFINEEEANIESQFYHGGRVSWLNFWLAENKYVGEVIKRDAYRDTSKLLHGALKCNADETPVISINIYHHPGSGGSTVARQVLWDNRKDLRCAVVKLSYSAAVVAQHAVELREYEEDPQRCLPVLLLIEDSDREYLDDLRNELGIASNAKKIKAGTLCFILLSCQRSHDPEGKCKESPLQNVSVTHKLSAEEKRKFSGKRKLLEERYEPDFILTFVLMTEGFKEDYLKHFVTHLLEGIDHGSVVTRLILYVALLNAYVQNSFISQSHCEALLALTIHLERFRHHEFEKSLSPHAKLVFLHLRDDKTHIESIKIIHPLIAKEILQQLLGSQQTQSSLAMKLLCETVLFEHRFGREEYLSFLKALFITRSIIRKGNKFVKSFFSPLIEHVCENEKRPDKAIELLKEAFQRFNQNPFIAQQLARLLYTYEKFEEAKHWAETAAKQLPNNSYILDTKGQVYKKWFQAKCKAIENDNVPKTAQNTADAVETALKAVECFQQCEKAADADMEHANSLGFFAEVEVGCSLLKLISSLEVFANKTSGHSECMKYLLTDYIPKEVEGAWQLFHDRLKNLRKTMEDALEWISEDLSYFQTDIDVEEEHSPEEKIGHPLTWLANKSSEYGKYFSEVYSTTLQNQGKSVPANLTPFQKRMIIYHLGGGNIISILSKLTDPRDTVSVLETILSLYPSNPKNAKFGQKDIVNYIVTHITLNSLSPQARKVAPLKDLQALCRQFPSDKRKCLPSSLFLLTLLFWPEDHDTDHEKETKYEIVQSAVEHLEKGYWTKKKDIPQRKRRIYTHFFLGSGNGLNKFVHKKKIENVTKGFSVSEKRMKWFRGEAWKKPEIAETLKCVSGWTEDGVVYLEGPPKEKKFSLKPLHVLSVPHGNENITFYLGFTFRGLVACNIVVNK; translated from the exons atgG CTGATGAACTTGACCAATCACCCAAGAGTTGGACTGAATCTCAAGTAAGCACGTGGCTTAGATCTATTGGAGTGAAAGACCGGTACATAGACAAGATGTATGAGGACGAAGTAGATGGAATAGTCCTTCTTGCACTGAATGAGGACTTTCTGAAGAAAAATATTGGCATGAAGCCAGGGCCTGCTCATTTGATTATTCAAAAGAGAGATGAGCTcatcaacagcaaacaaaagactcaagagaagaaaaagccCACCGGTGGCAGAAAAACTGAGTTGGAGCAAAAAGACATTAATGAGAAATCAGTTCAGCCTCTATCTACAAGTGAACGTCCTTCAGCAGAGACTCGGCAAGATGACAGTGTCTTAAAAGAGAGACAAACTGCCCAGCAACAATTTGTGTTGACTTCAAAAGAAGACTGCAGACCACGGCCATTTGATCAAGAAGAAATTGATTTCATCTACGTAAAGCACAGAGTCCTGCAACCTGAATCAGGTGCTTTTAATCTTATATCTCCATGCCATGAATTTAAGTCTTTTGCTGTAGCTGCTACATTGGATCGCACAAGACTCCAAGCTAAGTTTGCCAAAGAGGTTCTTAGATTTGCAGCTGGCTGTATGAATATCAGATCAAATGGCACTATACACTTTGGTGTGATGGACAGTAAAGAGGATGCAGGATATGTGCATGGTGAGATAATTGGTATCCctgtaaaagagagagacatgtaTGTAGATGCTTTGGACTACATTGAAAAGAGTATCTCCTCTGACAAGGAGCATGTACGCCAGTGTGTGAGGCCACCGAGGTTCATTGAAGTTATGGGTCAAGAAAGTACAGAAAAGAGGTACGTGGTAGAGGTTGATGTTGTGCCTTCAATAAGTGTTGTAAAGAGCAAGGTGTATGCAGTTCGTCTGCCAAACTTCAAGGAGTCGACCAACAAAATAGAATATGAGAAAGAGATGATTCTGCGGAGGGTGGGTTCAAAAACTGAGCAAGTGACTGACAAAGAGCTGAGTGATTTTTACCAGCGAGTCAAAGATCGGGATGTTCaaagagaagaggcagagaaaagtCAGTTCCTCAATGCTCCAGAGATCTGCCAAGACCTTGGGAGGAAACTCACAATGCTAATGACAAGTGGGAAGAAATTCATTGAAAAGGAGAAATGGTTCATACTCATCACAAACAAATTCAAACCTGATGACCTTTGCAACATTGACTGGCTGCTTAACATGAAGATATTCTGCGTGTTTGACTTTGACCCAGAGTCAAACATATCAGGTCTTTGCAATAAATACCGCCAGCATCATGTTACAAACATGCATTCTCTGCAGAGCTATAGGATGTCAGGTGACATGGCCATCAAAGAGTTCACAAACCAGTTGCATCTGTTTGAGCAAACCAGCTGGATCTTTTGTAATGGCAATATTGACTTCAAAGGGAGTGAAACTCCATGTGATGAAATGACTTGGATCAAGACAAAAATGACTTTCCTACGGGAATCGGTGTCTTTGATCTGTAAAAAAATCTTACCAAAAGGGACTTTCCAGGTAATTTTTCTTCCCACATCACCAGTTGAGAAACCATTCTTGCACACCTTTAATGAGTTTTTCACAGACATGGAAGGCCATGAAGACATCATTTGCATCTGTGAATCAGAGAGAAACTTCCAGAAGTGGCAGAGCTTTGCAGATGGGTCATGTGGACCAGAAACTGTGAACAAGTCCAGTGTTGTTGGGATGAAAATGAGTCACGTTAATGCAACTCTGCAGCAAGTACAACTCGTGAAAGCATGTACCAGCAAACACTTGCCAATTTTTGTGAAAGGGACATGTCGTCTtgaaacacaagcagaggagcagatgtATTCTCTGGAAATTCTGACCGTTAATCATTGTGATGAAACAAGTGAAGACTTCATTAATGAGGAGGAAGCAAACATTGAGAGCCAGTTCTACCATGGTGGGAGGGTGAGCTGGTTGAATTTCTGGCTTGCTGAGAACAAGTATGTTGGAGAGGTAATTAAAAGAGATGCATATCGTGATACTTCCAAACTTCTCCATGGTGCTCTGAAATGCAATGCAGATGAAACTCCGGTGATTAGTATTAACATCTACCATCATCCAGGAAGTGGTGGAAGCACTGTGGCAAGACAAGTGCTGTGGGACAACAGGAAAGATCTAAGGTGTGCAGTTGTGAAGCTTTCATACTCCGCTGCTGTTGTTGCGCAACATGCAGTTGAACTAAGAGAATATGAAGAAGATCCACAGAGGTGTCTACCGGTGCTGCTTCTCATTGAAGATTCAGACAGAGAATATCTAGATGATCTCAGGAATGAACTAGGGATTGCATCTAATGCCAAAAAAATCAAGGCCGGAAccctttgtttcattttgttgagCTGCCAGCGATCCCATGATCCAGAGGGGAAATGCAAAGAGTCTCCATTACAGAATGTGTCTGTCACTCACAAACTGTCTgctgaagagaagagaaagtttTCTGGAAAACGAAAGCTGCTTGAGGAACGATATGAGCCTGATTTTATcctgacatttgttttgatgacTGAAGGATTCAAAGAGGATTACCTTAAACATTTTGTGACACATTTGCTTGAAGGCATTGACCATGGATCTGTTGTCACTCGCCTCATTCTCTATGTAGCACTACTGAACGCTTATGTTCAAAACTCTTTCATCTCTCAGTCCCATTGTGAAGCTTTGCTTGCCTTGACCATTCACTTGGAAAGGTTTCGCCATCATGAGTTTGAGAAGTCACTCAGCCCTCATGCTAAACTAGTCTTCTTGCACCTTAGAGATGACAAGACGCACATTGAATCAATCAAAATCATCCACCCACTCATTGCAAAAGAGATTCTCCAGCAGCTTTTGGGCAGCCAACAGACCCAGAGCAGTTTGGCAATGAAATTgctctgtgagactgtgctATTTGAGCACAGATTTGGAAGGGAGGAATATCTGTCATTTTTGAAAGCACTTTTCATAACGCGATCCATAATAAGAAAGGGAAACAAGTTTGTCAAaagttttttctctcctctgattgagcatgtgtgtgaaaatgaaaaaaggccAGACAAAGCAATTGAGTTGCTTAAGGAAGCGTTCCAGCGTTTCAATCAAAATCCATTCATTGCGCAACAACTTGCTCGTCTTCTCTATACTTATGAAAAGTTTGAAGAGGCAAAACACTGGgcagaaacagcagctaaaCAGCTGCCCAACAACTCCTACATACTCGACACAAAGGGGCAGGTGTACAAAAAATGGTTCCAAGCAAAATGCAAAGCTATTGAGAATGACAATGTGCCAAAGACAGCCCAAAATACAGCAGATGCTGTGGAGACTGCACTGAAAGCTGTGGAGTGTTTTCAACAATGTGAGAAAGCAGCTGATGCAGATATGGAACATGCCAACAGTTTAGGGTTTTTTGCTGAAGTTGAGGTTGGATGCAGCCTGCTCAAACTGATCTCTTCATTAGAAGTATTTGCAAACAAAACCAGTGGCCATTCAGAATGTATGAAGTACCTGTTAACAGACTACATACCAAAGGAAGTTGAAGGTGCCTGGCAACTATTTCATGACCGTTTGAAAAACCTTCGCAAGACAATGGAAGATGCCTTGGAATGGATTTCAGAAGATCTCAGTTACTTCCAGACAGACATTGATGTAGAAGAAGAACATAGTCCCGAAGAGAAGATCGGCCATCCACTGACATGGTTGGCAAATAAATCGTCAGAGTATGGGAAGTACTTCAGCGAAGTTTATTCAACTACACTTCAAAACCAGGGGAAATCTGTCCCAGCCAATTTAACTCCTTTCCAAAAACGCATGATCATCTACCACCTTGGTGGGGGGAACATAATATCCATCCTGTCCAAGCTAACTGACCCGAGGGATACAGTGTCTGTTCTTGAAACCATCCTGTCTTTGTACCCCAGCAATCCAAAAAATGCCAAATTTGGCCAAAAGGATATTGTCAATTACATCGTGACCCACATTACTCTGAATTCTTTGTCACCACAGGCTCGAAAGGTAGCTCCATTGAAAGATCTACAGGCACTTTGTCGTCAGTTCCCATCTGACAAAAGGAAATGTTTACCAAGCTCCCTGTTCTTGCTTACCTTGCTATTCTGGCCAGAGGATCATGACACAGACCatgagaaagaaacaaaatatgaaattgTGCAATCGGCTGTTGAACACCTGGAAAAAGGCTACTGGACAAAGAAGAAGGACATTCCTCAGCGGAAAAGAAGGATTTACACCCATTTTTTTCTGGGCAGTGGAAATGGATTGAATAAGTTTGTCCACAAGAAAAAGattgaaaatgtcacaaaaggGTTCTCAGTCTCAGAGAAACGCATGAAGTGGTTTAGGGGTGAGGCCTGGAAAAAGCCTGAGATTGCTGAGACGCTGAAATGTGTCTCTGGATGGACTGAAGATGGAGTGGTGTACCTTGAGGGCCCTCCAAAAGAGAAGAAGTTCAGTTTGAAGCCTCTTCATGTACTTTCGGTGCCTCATGgtaatgaaaacatcacattctACCTGGGATTTACCTTTAGGGGCCTTGTTGCCTGCAACATTGTTGTGAACAAATAA
- the gaa gene encoding lysosomal alpha-glucosidase isoform X2, translated as MSVLSHWAAAALLLAHLSTGLVSSASATRSETKAHEVLVSNNAAKLHSSSDETGGARPGGSQDADTHRGTRCAMAPESRFDCARDRLLGQTECEERGCCYAPMPDSAGPPWCFYPSLYPGYKMGPLTPTARGQAATLTRSTSSYLPRDISSLHLEVTEESAGCLHLTLKDLSSQRYEVKLPAGVPQSKADPKDALYTAEYQPEPFGFIVRRKSSGRVIVDTTVAPLLFADQYLQLSTALASSLVSGLGEHYTSLLLDLNWTSLTLWNRDMAPHADANLYGSHPFYIVQEEDGLAHGVFLLNSNAVEVILQPTPALTWVAVGGILDLYVFLGPDPQSVIRQYLQVIGYPMMPPYWSLGFHLCRWGYTTTNTTRHVAQRMHNAKFPMDVQWNDLDYADKRRVFTFDPWRFGDLPEMVEEFHNRGMKYILILDPGISSTSPPGTYPPFDDGLKRDVFIKNATGHVLIGKVWPGPTAFPDFTNPETRRWWEDCIRDFHSKVPVDGLWIDMNEPASFVQGSVEGCPDSDLENPPYTPRVVGGQLNSGTLCMSAQQKLSTHYNLHNMYGLTEAYATHSALMKVRAKRPFILSRSSFPGIGRFSGVWTGDVRSDWEQLRYSIPAVLQFSLFGVPLVGADICGFGGNTNEELCVRWMQLGAFYPFMRNHNDRANAPQEPYVFGQKAQAAMRSVLNLRYSLLPFLYTLFHHAHASAETVARPLFMEFPTDPNSQTIDRQFLWGSSLLISPVLEQGAVELAAYLPPGTWYSLHDGQPFYSKGQYLLLPAPLDTINVHVREGHIIPQQEPALTTTATRRNPFFLTVALSAGGWARGDLFWDDGDSLDTFEMGNYCYVIFIAGQSQVVSDPLKLNGALAGLVLGGLQVFGVPSPPFYVLANGDKVRDFTYCSDTKVLTVTSLALPMSEGEQQSNVWCHCRKTRGYKQDYSP; from the exons ATGTCTGTGTTGTCTCACTGGGCTGCAGCTGCGCTCCTCCTCGCCCATTTGTCTACCGGACTGGTTAGTTCAGCCTCTGCTACGCGAAGTGAGACCAAAGCACACGAAGTGCTTGTTAGTAATAATGCAGCAAAACTTCACAGCAGTTCAGATGAGACAGGGGGAGCGCGCCCAGGAGGCTCCCAGGACGCTGATACTCACAGAGGGACGCGCTGCGCCATGGCCCCGGAGAGCCGCTTTGACTGTGCCAGGGACAGGCTCCTCGGCCAGACAGAATGTGAAGAGAGGGGGTGCTGCTATGCCCCTATGCCTGACTCTGCAGGACCACCTTGGTGCTTCTACCCAAGTTTGTACCCTGGCTATAAAATGGGTCCCTTGACTCCCACCGCGCGAGGCCAGGCTGCCACCCTGAcccgctccacctcctcctATCTCCCCAGAGACATCTCCTCTCTACATCTAGAAGTCACAGAGGAGTCTGCAGGCTGCTTACACCTCACT TTAAAGGATTTATCGTCTCAGCGATATGAAGTGAAGCTCCCAGCTGGTGTTCCTCAGAGCAAAGCTGATCCCAAAGATGCTCTCTATACCGCTGAATACCAGCCCGAGCCATTTGGCTTCATAGTGCGGCGAAAATCCAGTGGAAGAGTGAT TGTGGACACCACGGTcgctcctctgctgtttgctgaccAGTACCTGCAGCTGTCCACTGCGCTGGCCTCTTCCCTTGTGTCTGGACTTGGGGAGCATtacacctccctcctcctggaCCTTAACTGGACTTCACTGACTCTCTGGAACAGAGACATGGCACCTCAT gCTGATGCTAACCTCTATGGCTCCCACCCATTCTACATAGTACAGGAGGAGGACGGCTTGGCACATGGAGTTTTCCTCCTCAACAGCAATGCAGTCG AGGTGATACTGCAGCCAACACCCGCTCTCACCTGGGTGGCTGTCGGAGGAATCCTGGACCTGTACGTTTTCTTGGGTCCTGACCCTCAAAGTGTTATTCGACAGTACCTCCAGGTCATCG GGTATCCTATGATGCCTCCCTATTGGTCACTGGGCTTTCATCTGTGTCGCTGGGGTTACACCACCACTAATACAACCCGGCACGTGGCACAACGCATGCACAATGCAAAGTTCCCCATG GATGTGCAGTGGAATGATCTGGACTATGCAGATAAGCGCAGGGTATTCACCTTTGACCCCTGGCGATTCGGGGACCTCCCAGAGATGGTGGAGGAGTTCCACAATCGAGGCATGAAGTACATCCTCATCTTG GACCCTGGGATCAGCAGCACCAGCCCCCCTGGCACATACCCGCCCTTTGATGATGGACTGAAACGAGATGTCTTCATTAAAAATGCCACGGGACACGTCCTGATAGGGAAG GTTTGGCCGGGCCCAACAGCGTTCCCAGACTTCACCAACCCAGAGACCAGACGCTGGTGGGAGGACTGCATCAGAGATTTTCACTCTAAAGTGCCAGTGGATGGTCTGTGGATT GATATGAATGAACCAGCCAGTTTTGTGCAGGGCTCAGTGGAGGGCTGTCCTGACAGTGATCTTGAGAACCCGCCCTACACACCCA GGGTGGTTGGAGGCCAGTTAAACTCAGGAACCCTTTGTATGTCGGCTCAGCAGAAGCTGTCCACTCACTACAACCTGCACAACATGTACGGACTGACCGAGGCCTATGCCACGCACAG CGCTCTTATGAAGGTACGAGCGAAGAGACCCTTCATCCTGTCTCGCTCCTCCTTCCCTGGCATCGGACGCTTCTCTGGTGTGTGGACAGGAGATGTCAGGAGTGACTGGGAGCAGCTTCGATACTCCATCCCTG CGGTGCTGCAGTTCAGCCTGTTCGGAGTTCCCCTCGTGGGGGCGGACATCTGTGGCTTCGGAGGCAACACCAACGAGGAGTTGTGTGTACGATGGATGCAGCTTGGGGCCTTCTACCCATTTATGAGAAACCACAACGACCGGGCAAACGCT cCTCAGGAGCCCTATGTATTCGGGCAGAAGGCCCAGGCAGCCATGCGGAGTGTGTTGAACCTTCGTTACTCCCTTCTCCCGTTCCTCTACACACTCTTCCATCATGCACACGCCTCTGCTGAGACTGTGGCCCGGCCTCTCTTCATGGA GTTTCCCACTGACCCAAACAGTCAGACCATAGACCGACAGTTCCTGTGGGGGAGTTCGCTTCTCATTAGCCCAGTCTTAGAGCAAGGGGCTGTAGAGCTGGCTGCTTACTTGCCCCCTGGCACTTGGTACAGCCTGCACGAT GGTCAGCCTTTCTACAGTAAGGGTCAATACCTGCTCCTGCCAGcccctctggacaccatcaatGTCCATGTGAGGGAGGGACACATCATCCCCCAGCAG GAGCCTGCTTTGACAACCACAGCCACGCGCAGAAACCCTTTCTTCCTGACAGTGGCACTGTCAGCAGGCGGCTGGGCCCGCGGCGACTTGTTCTGGGATGACGGGGACAGTCTTGACACCTTTGAAATGGGAAATTATTGTTATGTTATCTTCATTGCTGGGCAG TCTCAGGTGGTGAGTGATCCTCTCAAGCTGAATGGGGCCCTGGCTGGTCTTGTGCTGGGAGGGCTGCAGGTGTTCGGGGTGCCTTCACCACCCTTCTATGTACTAGCCAATGGGGACAAAGTCAGAGATTTCACATACTGCAGTGACACCAAG GTTTTGACAGTGACTAGCCTGGCTTTGCCCATGTCAGAG GGAGAGCAGCAGTCAAACGTGTGGTGTCACTGTCGGAAAACACGGGGATACAAACAAGACTACAGCCCCTAA